A region of Leifsonia xyli DNA encodes the following proteins:
- a CDS encoding sodium:proton antiporter encodes MPDVSDLSGAVRGALSAVLDPEIRKPITELDMVDAVAVDADGRASVGIKLTIVGCPAADAIERDVRAATAAVPGVTSVAVDVSVMTPAERRALTEKLSAGRPARGQQFGPESLTRVYAVTSGKGGVGKSTVTANLAVALAERGLRVGIVDADVHGFSIPGILGLTDENGVAPRPTRVDDMILPPVAYGVKVVSIGMFVDSASAAVAWRGPMLHRTIQQFLTDVYFGDLDALLLDLPPGTGDVAISVGQLLPTAEVLVVTTPQPAAADVAERSGVVARQTGQKVIGVIENMAGLVQPDGSVLELFGSGGGAEVARRLSAGQDEEVPLLASVPLSIPLRAGGDAGAPIVVTDPADPAAAAIRAVADRLAMRARGLAGRKLGLSVR; translated from the coding sequence GTGCCTGACGTGTCCGACCTGTCCGGCGCGGTCCGCGGCGCGTTGTCCGCGGTGCTCGACCCGGAGATCCGCAAGCCGATCACCGAGCTCGACATGGTGGACGCGGTGGCGGTGGATGCGGACGGCCGCGCGTCGGTCGGCATCAAGCTGACCATCGTGGGGTGTCCGGCCGCCGACGCGATCGAGCGGGATGTGCGCGCGGCGACGGCGGCGGTGCCGGGCGTGACGTCGGTCGCGGTGGACGTCTCGGTGATGACGCCGGCCGAGCGCCGCGCGCTGACGGAGAAGCTGAGCGCCGGGCGCCCCGCACGCGGGCAGCAGTTCGGGCCGGAGTCGCTGACCCGGGTGTACGCGGTGACCAGCGGTAAGGGCGGTGTCGGCAAGTCGACCGTCACCGCGAACCTCGCGGTCGCCCTGGCGGAGCGCGGGCTGCGCGTCGGGATCGTGGATGCGGACGTCCACGGCTTCTCGATCCCCGGCATCCTGGGCCTCACCGACGAGAACGGCGTCGCGCCGCGTCCGACGCGCGTGGACGACATGATCCTTCCGCCGGTCGCGTACGGCGTGAAGGTCGTCTCGATCGGGATGTTCGTCGACTCCGCCTCGGCGGCGGTCGCGTGGCGCGGACCGATGCTGCACCGCACCATCCAGCAGTTCCTGACGGACGTCTACTTCGGCGACCTGGATGCGCTGCTCCTCGACCTGCCGCCCGGGACCGGCGACGTGGCGATCTCGGTCGGGCAGCTGCTGCCGACCGCGGAGGTGCTCGTCGTGACGACCCCGCAGCCGGCGGCGGCGGACGTGGCCGAGCGGAGCGGGGTCGTGGCCCGGCAGACCGGGCAGAAGGTCATCGGCGTCATCGAGAACATGGCCGGGCTGGTGCAGCCGGACGGGTCGGTGCTCGAGCTGTTCGGGTCGGGGGGCGGCGCGGAGGTCGCGCGACGGCTGTCGGCCGGGCAGGACGAGGAGGTGCCGCTGCTCGCCAGCGTGCCGCTCAGCATCCCGCTGCGTGCCGGGGGCGACGCGGGCGCGCCGATCGTGGTGACCGACCCCGCCGACCCGGCCGCCGCCGCGATCCGCGCGGTCGCCGACCGGCTC